In a single window of the Arthrobacter sp. StoSoilA2 genome:
- a CDS encoding MFS transporter — MLSTGLVAIDATIVATAVPSIVDDIGGFTSFPWLFSAYLLAQAVSVPVYAKLSDVLGRKPIILSGIGLFLLGSILCGLAWSMPALIAFRVLQGLGAGAVQPVSITIAGDIYTLAERAKVQGYLASVWAVSSVVGPTLGGIFSSLGIWRWIFFINIPLCLLAGWMLVRTFHENVERTKHRVDYLGAGLLTVSLSLLILGALEGGQAWPWNSSISITVFAVGALVFIAFLFVERKAAEPVLPPWVVSRRLLVTTALISFGVGAAMLGLTSYVPTFLEGALATSPVFAGLALAALTIGWPISASQAGRFYLRIGFRRTALIGISVTVVGAAVLALTASSPNVLLVAVACFIVGLGLGLVATPSLIAAQSSVEWNERGVVTGTNLFARSIGSSIGVAVYGAIANAIYAGGPSGGADPQTTVSASTAVFLAVLVSAVLTVIAVVAMPSKADSSITAQAAAKTVVAPSQD; from the coding sequence ATGCTCTCGACCGGGCTGGTGGCCATTGATGCGACGATAGTTGCCACGGCGGTGCCGTCGATTGTGGATGACATCGGCGGGTTCACGTCTTTTCCCTGGCTCTTTTCGGCGTACCTGTTGGCGCAGGCCGTCTCCGTGCCCGTCTACGCCAAACTGTCTGACGTCTTAGGCCGCAAGCCGATCATCCTCAGCGGCATCGGCCTGTTCCTCCTGGGTTCCATCTTGTGCGGGCTGGCTTGGAGCATGCCCGCCCTCATCGCTTTCCGTGTGCTTCAGGGCCTGGGCGCCGGAGCCGTGCAGCCGGTGTCGATTACTATCGCCGGGGATATTTACACGCTCGCTGAGCGGGCGAAAGTCCAAGGCTACCTCGCGAGCGTCTGGGCCGTTTCTTCCGTGGTGGGACCGACGCTGGGTGGCATTTTTTCCTCGCTTGGCATCTGGCGCTGGATCTTCTTCATCAACATCCCGCTGTGTCTTCTGGCCGGATGGATGCTGGTCCGCACATTCCACGAGAACGTGGAGCGGACGAAACACCGGGTCGATTACCTGGGAGCAGGGCTCCTGACGGTCTCTCTAAGCCTGCTCATCCTGGGAGCGCTTGAGGGCGGCCAAGCCTGGCCTTGGAACTCCTCCATAAGCATCACGGTTTTTGCCGTCGGGGCCTTGGTGTTCATCGCCTTCCTCTTCGTGGAAAGGAAGGCGGCTGAGCCTGTCCTCCCACCGTGGGTTGTTTCCCGCCGGCTACTGGTGACGACGGCGTTGATCTCCTTTGGCGTCGGCGCAGCCATGCTTGGTCTCACCTCATACGTCCCAACGTTCCTTGAAGGAGCGCTGGCGACTTCCCCGGTGTTTGCCGGACTCGCTTTGGCAGCCTTGACGATCGGCTGGCCAATCAGCGCGTCCCAGGCTGGCCGGTTCTACCTCCGGATCGGGTTCCGAAGGACGGCTTTGATCGGTATTTCCGTGACGGTCGTCGGCGCTGCCGTGCTTGCCCTCACCGCCTCATCACCCAACGTGTTGTTGGTGGCCGTGGCCTGCTTCATTGTTGGCCTGGGGCTCGGGTTGGTCGCGACGCCGAGCCTGATCGCGGCGCAGTCGAGCGTTGAGTGGAACGAACGCGGGGTAGTTACCGGCACGAATCTTTTTGCCCGTTCCATCGGTAGTTCGATTGGTGTGGCCGTTTACGGTGCGATCGCCAATGCCATTTATGCAGGCGGCCCCAGCGGCGGCGCCGATCCGCAAACGACGGTGTCCGCTTCCACCGCTGTCTTCCTGGCCGTGCTGGTGAGTGCCGTGCTTACGGTCATTGCCGTCGTCGCGATGCCATCCAAGGCGGACAGTTCCATCACGGCCCAGGCAGCTGCCAAGACCGTCGTTGCGCCCTCGCAGGATTAG
- a CDS encoding DUF4440 domain-containing protein: MDPREEFLAWAEPALHAAEAALVTGDPSRRIEMWSHREPVSLFGAVGVSTTGWTQLEPTFRRVAARLAGGQDVTLDVMAFDVVGDMAYTAAIVRFTGTIDGSAPRPFALRATSVFRREEGEWKVIHEHTDFVSPEDTVPSGRS; encoded by the coding sequence ATGGATCCCCGGGAGGAATTCCTTGCATGGGCTGAACCTGCCCTGCATGCTGCGGAGGCCGCTCTTGTCACTGGGGACCCCTCGCGCCGCATTGAAATGTGGTCCCACCGGGAGCCAGTAAGCCTGTTTGGAGCAGTGGGCGTCTCCACGACAGGGTGGACCCAGCTGGAACCGACATTTCGGCGGGTAGCAGCCCGGCTTGCAGGAGGCCAAGACGTCACGTTGGACGTTATGGCGTTCGACGTCGTGGGAGACATGGCGTACACCGCCGCCATAGTCCGCTTCACCGGCACAATTGACGGAAGCGCTCCCCGCCCGTTCGCTCTTCGCGCCACCAGCGTCTTCCGACGCGAGGAAGGTGAATGGAAAGTCATCCACGAACACACCGACTTCGTCAGCCCGGAAGACACGGTGCCCAGCGGCCGGTCCTAA
- a CDS encoding adenylosuccinate synthase: protein MPAIVIVGAQWGDEGKGKATDLLGGRVDYVVKPNGGNNAGHTVVVGGEKYELKLLPAGILSPNAIPIIGNGCVVNLEALFQEIDGLEARGADTSRLRVSANAHLVAPYHQVLDKVTERFLGSRAIGTTGRGIGPAYMDKVARLGIRVQDVFDESILRQKVEGSLRQKNELLVKVYNRRDIVVDEIVEYFLSFAERLRPLVIDSTLELNNALDEGKVVLMEGGQATFLDVDHGTYPFVTSSNPTAGGASVGSGIGPTRISRSIGIIKAYTTRVGAGPFPTELFDEMGVYLQKTGGEFGVNTGRPRRCGWYDAVLARHASRVNGFTDYFVTKLDVLTGIEQIPVCVAYDVDGVRHDEMPMTQTEFHHAVPIFEYFDGWTEDITGARTLEDLPENARNYVLALEKLSGTRFSAIGVGPDRDQTIVVHDLIND, encoded by the coding sequence ATGCCCGCTATCGTGATCGTCGGAGCCCAGTGGGGCGACGAAGGCAAAGGCAAAGCTACCGATCTGCTCGGTGGCCGTGTTGACTACGTGGTCAAGCCCAACGGCGGTAACAACGCCGGGCACACCGTGGTGGTTGGCGGTGAGAAGTATGAGCTGAAGCTCCTTCCCGCGGGCATTCTGAGCCCCAATGCCATTCCCATTATTGGCAATGGCTGTGTGGTGAACCTCGAGGCACTCTTCCAGGAAATTGACGGCCTTGAGGCCCGTGGCGCGGACACGTCCCGCCTGCGCGTTTCGGCCAACGCACACCTTGTTGCGCCGTACCACCAGGTCCTGGACAAGGTCACGGAGCGTTTCCTGGGCAGCCGTGCCATCGGCACCACGGGCCGTGGCATTGGGCCGGCTTACATGGACAAGGTTGCGCGCCTGGGCATCCGCGTCCAGGACGTGTTCGACGAATCCATCCTCCGCCAGAAGGTGGAAGGTTCGCTGCGACAGAAGAACGAACTCCTGGTCAAGGTCTACAACCGCCGCGACATCGTGGTGGATGAGATCGTTGAGTACTTCCTCTCCTTCGCTGAGCGCCTGCGCCCGCTGGTTATCGACAGCACGCTGGAGCTGAACAACGCGTTGGACGAGGGCAAGGTTGTACTCATGGAAGGTGGCCAGGCCACGTTCCTGGACGTTGACCACGGCACGTACCCGTTCGTCACCTCATCCAACCCGACGGCGGGCGGTGCTTCCGTTGGTTCGGGCATTGGTCCCACGCGGATTTCCCGTTCCATCGGCATTATCAAGGCCTACACCACACGCGTTGGTGCCGGCCCGTTCCCCACGGAACTGTTCGACGAGATGGGTGTGTACCTGCAGAAGACCGGCGGCGAGTTTGGTGTGAACACCGGCCGTCCACGTCGCTGTGGTTGGTACGACGCCGTGTTGGCCCGCCACGCTTCCCGCGTCAACGGCTTCACGGACTACTTCGTGACCAAGCTGGACGTCCTCACGGGCATCGAGCAGATCCCGGTTTGCGTTGCCTACGATGTTGACGGTGTTCGCCATGATGAAATGCCGATGACGCAGACCGAGTTCCACCACGCAGTTCCGATCTTCGAGTACTTCGACGGCTGGACCGAGGACATCACCGGCGCCCGCACGCTCGAAGACCTTCCGGAGAACGCCCGCAACTATGTGCTGGCCTTGGAAAAACTCTCCGGCACGCGCTTCTCGGCCATCGGCGTCGGCCCTGACCGGGACCAGACCATCGTGGTTCACGATCTGATCAACGACTGA
- a CDS encoding SipW-dependent-type signal peptide-containing protein — MVATTEASPESGQRPGKAPKVRAILAGGLVLGIGAAITLAAWNDSEFAKGTFTAGAFNLQGSTDGTAFGENPVTGPATLGFTASPTNLSPGDVVTAPFAVRLDAASSYDATVTVSTKASTGSLAGLTYSLTQSDDFGCTEPVTATLVTAGQTLGTTPGSITFALAQGAGTDPGAPVNLCFTITADAGLVQSQTGTTTWEFAAQSQ; from the coding sequence GTGGTTGCAACAACAGAAGCGTCACCAGAATCAGGGCAGCGTCCCGGCAAGGCTCCAAAAGTCCGCGCGATCCTGGCGGGTGGTTTGGTCCTCGGAATTGGTGCGGCGATCACATTGGCCGCGTGGAACGACTCCGAATTTGCCAAAGGCACGTTTACGGCGGGCGCCTTCAATCTTCAGGGCAGCACGGATGGAACGGCGTTTGGCGAGAATCCTGTGACGGGCCCGGCAACTCTTGGCTTTACGGCCAGCCCCACCAATCTCTCGCCCGGCGATGTGGTCACCGCACCATTCGCCGTCCGCTTGGATGCTGCGTCCAGCTACGACGCCACTGTCACTGTCTCAACCAAAGCATCCACCGGTTCCCTGGCTGGCCTGACATATTCCCTCACCCAATCAGATGACTTCGGCTGTACTGAACCCGTCACGGCAACTTTGGTGACGGCCGGCCAAACGTTGGGTACGACGCCGGGCAGCATCACTTTCGCGCTTGCGCAGGGAGCGGGCACGGACCCTGGGGCGCCAGTAAATCTATGCTTCACGATTACCGCCGATGCGGGCCTTGTCCAATCCCAAACCGGGACAACCACCTGGGAATTCGCCGCCCAATCGCAGTGA
- a CDS encoding SipW-dependent-type signal peptide-containing protein, with translation MGYRRAKTKRGVVLLRIRALLAGGLALGLGSSMTLASWTDSDFASSSFGASVFQTESNVTSPYDALGTWSTNDVSPGATLVFNATAMSPGTVFYAPFAIRTKAKSVAGEVVLGIPVVTSSGTGTADLGAALRYRVVRSTTCQASSFTGSPDFVVGSDGVKPLTMGQAVGVVNPLAAAPATLPGEATHFCFEVSLPAGANNALQGQTATATWQFTATSSS, from the coding sequence ATGGGCTATCGACGAGCAAAGACCAAGCGCGGTGTGGTCCTTCTTCGCATCCGGGCACTGCTTGCGGGAGGCCTGGCATTGGGACTTGGCAGCTCCATGACCCTGGCTTCGTGGACGGACAGTGACTTCGCAAGCAGTTCATTCGGCGCAAGCGTCTTCCAGACTGAATCCAATGTCACCAGCCCTTATGACGCCTTGGGGACATGGAGCACCAACGACGTTTCACCCGGTGCCACTTTGGTGTTCAATGCCACCGCGATGAGCCCCGGCACGGTGTTCTATGCGCCGTTCGCCATCAGGACCAAAGCAAAGTCCGTGGCGGGGGAGGTGGTGCTCGGGATTCCAGTGGTGACCAGCAGCGGGACTGGAACTGCGGATCTGGGTGCGGCGCTGCGGTATCGGGTCGTGCGGTCAACCACGTGCCAGGCGTCCTCGTTCACTGGGAGCCCCGATTTCGTGGTGGGCAGCGACGGCGTCAAACCCTTGACCATGGGCCAGGCAGTCGGCGTCGTTAATCCGCTGGCGGCGGCCCCTGCGACCCTGCCGGGGGAAGCCACGCACTTCTGCTTTGAAGTGTCGCTTCCGGCGGGGGCAAACAATGCGCTGCAGGGCCAGACAGCAACCGCGACCTGGCAGTTTACTGCCACCTCAAGCTCATGA
- a CDS encoding DUF3151 domain-containing protein: MSDEFRKNLMGPEPTLLPAETEIYQHLALGKEALDLVEKNPTSSLLWAILAEEAWAEGRTIDSYAYARVGYHRGLDSLRRNGWRGVGPIPWEHEPNQGFLRALYALGRAAAAIGEAEEPERIEKFLNDSDPKAKAAIEAS; this comes from the coding sequence ATGTCCGACGAATTCCGGAAGAACCTGATGGGGCCGGAGCCCACGCTCCTGCCCGCCGAAACCGAGATTTACCAGCACCTGGCTCTCGGCAAGGAAGCGCTGGACCTCGTGGAGAAAAACCCCACGTCGTCTCTTCTGTGGGCAATCCTCGCTGAGGAAGCCTGGGCTGAGGGCCGCACCATCGACTCCTACGCTTACGCCCGCGTGGGCTATCACCGGGGACTGGACTCGCTGCGCCGCAACGGTTGGCGCGGCGTCGGACCGATCCCGTGGGAGCACGAGCCCAACCAGGGCTTCCTGCGGGCGCTCTACGCACTGGGTCGTGCCGCAGCTGCAATTGGTGAGGCCGAAGAGCCGGAGCGGATCGAGAAGTTCCTGAACGACTCAGACCCGAAGGCCAAGGCAGCGATCGAGGCCAGCTAA
- the fbaA gene encoding class II fructose-bisphosphate aldolase, whose product MPIATPEIYSEMIDRAKAGGFAFPAVNVTSSQTLNAAIRGFAEAESDGIIQVSTGGAAYWSGASVKDMVAGSLGFAAFAREVAKNYNVNIALHTDHCPQDKLADFVLPLLSASEEAVKAGKDPIFNSHMWDGSHETLSENLRIGRELLERAAAAKIILEVEIGTVGGEEDGVENEINEKLYTTTEDALATIEALGAGENGRYLTALTFGNVHGVYKPGNVKLRPELLKQIQSEVGAKIGKDNPFDLVFHGGSGSTEQEIADAVSYGVIKMNIDTDTQYAFTRPVAGHMFSNYDGVLKVDGEMGNKKTYDPRVWGASAEAGMAARIVEAAQQLGSVGKTF is encoded by the coding sequence ATGCCCATTGCAACCCCAGAGATTTACTCCGAGATGATCGACCGCGCAAAGGCTGGCGGATTCGCTTTCCCCGCGGTCAACGTGACGTCGTCGCAGACTCTGAACGCTGCGATCCGCGGTTTCGCCGAGGCCGAATCCGACGGCATCATCCAGGTTTCCACCGGTGGCGCAGCCTACTGGTCCGGCGCTTCGGTCAAGGACATGGTTGCCGGTTCCCTCGGTTTCGCCGCGTTCGCCCGCGAAGTTGCCAAGAACTACAACGTCAACATCGCCCTGCACACGGACCACTGCCCGCAGGACAAGCTCGCAGACTTCGTTCTTCCGCTGCTCTCGGCTTCCGAGGAAGCCGTCAAGGCCGGCAAGGACCCCATCTTCAACTCGCACATGTGGGACGGCTCGCACGAGACCCTCTCCGAGAACCTGCGCATCGGCCGCGAACTGCTTGAGCGCGCAGCTGCCGCGAAGATCATCCTCGAGGTCGAAATCGGCACCGTCGGTGGCGAAGAAGACGGCGTTGAGAACGAAATCAATGAGAAGCTCTACACCACCACCGAAGACGCTCTCGCTACCATCGAGGCCCTGGGTGCCGGCGAAAACGGCCGTTACCTGACCGCCCTGACCTTCGGCAACGTGCACGGCGTGTACAAGCCGGGCAACGTCAAGCTCCGCCCCGAGCTGCTCAAGCAGATCCAGTCCGAAGTTGGCGCCAAGATCGGCAAGGACAACCCGTTCGACCTCGTGTTCCACGGCGGCTCGGGCTCCACCGAGCAGGAAATTGCCGACGCCGTTTCCTACGGTGTGATCAAGATGAACATCGACACCGACACCCAGTACGCGTTCACCCGCCCGGTTGCCGGCCACATGTTCTCCAACTACGACGGCGTCCTGAAGGTCGACGGCGAAATGGGCAACAAGAAGACCTACGACCCCCGCGTCTGGGGCGCTTCCGCCGAAGCCGGCATGGCCGCGCGCATCGTTGAAGCAGCCCAGCAGCTCGGATCGGTCGGCAAGACTTTCTAA
- a CDS encoding signal peptidase I codes for MSRPGRFERRLRETLLNLAAAGGAVCLIAVVLAVAFNITLILFKTGSMSPTIPAGSLAVVREIPAAELKTGDVVTVDRPGKLPITHRIQSVGPAEGAARTITMKGDANAEADPAPYVVERVRIVLWSVPGLAYPLAAAANPVVLGATTVCVAALVSWVLWPRNGSRRGQRRKRGQHAAA; via the coding sequence ATGAGCCGGCCTGGCCGGTTTGAGCGCCGCTTGCGGGAGACGCTGCTGAACCTGGCCGCCGCGGGCGGCGCCGTCTGCCTTATCGCAGTGGTTCTCGCGGTGGCGTTCAACATCACCCTGATCCTGTTTAAAACCGGCTCCATGTCTCCCACTATCCCTGCAGGTTCGCTGGCCGTGGTTCGCGAGATTCCGGCTGCCGAGCTCAAAACAGGTGACGTTGTTACGGTGGACCGGCCCGGAAAGCTGCCCATCACGCACAGGATCCAGAGCGTTGGGCCTGCGGAGGGAGCTGCCCGCACTATCACCATGAAAGGCGACGCCAACGCCGAGGCTGATCCGGCGCCCTACGTCGTGGAGCGGGTCCGGATTGTGCTCTGGTCCGTCCCCGGTCTGGCGTATCCCCTGGCTGCAGCGGCCAACCCGGTGGTGTTGGGCGCGACCACGGTCTGCGTAGCGGCGCTGGTGAGTTGGGTGCTGTGGCCTCGAAACGGATCCCGGCGCGGCCAGCGCCGCAAAAGAGGGCAACATGCTGCTGCCTAG
- a CDS encoding uracil-DNA glycosylase gives MQDLATESPEELLWNRRYEPHIAEVNGLCDSLKEQKPGSEVLYIDPAHSMDDCRIVSLFSNQRTNTGEGFITPGDEEATTRMLGMQWQLGLRPELMMPWNAYPWIEPNEEPGKLTPANITEGLKPLLRLLAILPRTSALVAHGNEAHRLADQLMKAAPASIARRGFKTFKVRSLGGRSFAGTPARQQEYLDAIHGAYAEAMARTGIPRKA, from the coding sequence ATGCAAGACCTGGCGACTGAATCACCCGAAGAACTCCTCTGGAACCGCCGCTACGAACCCCACATCGCCGAGGTCAACGGTCTGTGCGATTCCCTGAAGGAACAGAAGCCAGGCAGCGAGGTCCTCTACATCGACCCCGCCCACAGCATGGATGACTGCCGCATCGTCAGCCTTTTCTCCAACCAGCGCACCAACACCGGCGAGGGTTTCATCACCCCCGGTGACGAAGAAGCAACCACCCGGATGCTCGGCATGCAGTGGCAGTTGGGTCTCCGCCCCGAACTCATGATGCCGTGGAACGCGTACCCCTGGATCGAGCCCAACGAGGAACCGGGCAAGCTGACGCCGGCCAACATCACCGAAGGCCTCAAGCCACTCCTTCGCTTGCTCGCCATCCTGCCGCGCACTTCAGCCCTTGTGGCACACGGCAATGAGGCACACCGCCTTGCCGACCAACTGATGAAGGCCGCCCCTGCCAGCATCGCCCGCCGCGGCTTCAAGACCTTCAAGGTCCGTTCCCTTGGTGGCCGCTCCTTCGCAGGCACACCCGCCCGCCAGCAGGAATACCTTGACGCCATCCATGGCGCCTACGCCGAGGCCATGGCGCGCACGGGCATCCCGCGCAAGGCTTAG
- a CDS encoding MFS transporter gives MSRTFSPSRPTRPPRTFPAKTAFPGLALVFAAFFFAAGAPTPLLSLRQQEWGFSAGTLSLAFAIYAIGLLAALLVGGSLSDHLGRRPVMLIALYTELIAMIAFMVASTITWVIIARALQGIATGIATGAFNAAIAEQAPSHLKKLAGGLAGASVAGGLGIGALVTGAAVQFTADANLLIFAILTGVMILGIVFVSFTSETAVKRPGAVRSLTPRLSIPGKIRREFAAGLPLHIAGWMFPAFFLGLSPVLLRLHFALDGGLVAGFTAFLGPFSAAVATFAFGRHPARHSSLAGVSFILLGILAVLFGINATWLPAVWIGAVLGGIGFGGSFGGQIRLIAPHIQPHQRAGVFASIYAAAYLAFSLPVIIAGQLAPVWGLVPTLLAYGVTLSAFAAVGIVIQAVLLKSESTPKPALARSTVTANSRPD, from the coding sequence TTGTCCCGTACATTCTCACCATCCCGCCCTACGCGGCCGCCCCGCACTTTTCCAGCCAAAACGGCTTTCCCCGGGCTTGCGTTGGTCTTCGCCGCATTCTTTTTCGCGGCCGGGGCACCCACGCCATTGCTCTCGCTCCGCCAACAGGAGTGGGGCTTTTCGGCCGGCACCCTTAGCCTTGCCTTCGCCATCTACGCAATAGGCCTGTTGGCAGCGCTGCTGGTGGGAGGCTCACTTTCGGATCACCTTGGCAGGCGCCCCGTCATGCTGATTGCGCTCTACACCGAGCTGATTGCCATGATCGCCTTCATGGTTGCATCCACCATTACCTGGGTAATCATCGCCCGGGCCCTCCAAGGAATCGCCACCGGCATTGCGACCGGCGCATTCAACGCAGCCATCGCAGAGCAGGCACCGTCCCACCTTAAGAAGCTCGCTGGCGGCCTTGCGGGCGCGTCGGTGGCTGGTGGTCTTGGCATTGGAGCCCTCGTAACGGGCGCCGCGGTGCAGTTCACAGCGGACGCCAACCTGCTCATTTTCGCCATTCTCACCGGCGTAATGATCCTCGGCATCGTCTTTGTCAGCTTCACCTCCGAAACGGCAGTGAAACGCCCAGGTGCAGTCCGTTCCCTCACCCCGCGCCTGAGCATTCCCGGCAAAATACGCCGAGAGTTCGCCGCAGGCCTCCCCCTTCACATCGCCGGGTGGATGTTTCCAGCCTTCTTCCTTGGCCTCTCGCCAGTGCTGCTCCGGCTCCACTTTGCGCTGGACGGTGGCCTGGTGGCGGGTTTCACCGCTTTCCTTGGCCCGTTCTCAGCGGCGGTGGCAACCTTTGCATTTGGCCGCCATCCCGCCCGACACAGCTCACTGGCCGGGGTCTCCTTCATTCTGCTCGGGATCCTGGCGGTCCTCTTCGGAATCAATGCAACCTGGCTGCCCGCGGTCTGGATCGGGGCAGTACTGGGCGGAATTGGGTTCGGCGGATCGTTCGGTGGACAGATCCGGCTGATCGCACCGCACATTCAGCCGCATCAGCGCGCGGGCGTATTCGCCAGCATTTACGCGGCCGCCTACCTTGCCTTCAGTCTGCCAGTTATCATCGCCGGCCAACTCGCACCCGTGTGGGGCCTCGTGCCAACTTTGCTGGCATACGGAGTGACCCTCTCTGCCTTCGCTGCCGTGGGCATCGTCATCCAAGCGGTGCTGTTGAAGTCCGAGTCCACCCCCAAGCCTGCCCTGGCGCGATCCACTGTGACGGCCAACAGCCGGCCGGATTAA